The Acinonyx jubatus isolate Ajub_Pintada_27869175 chromosome D3, VMU_Ajub_asm_v1.0, whole genome shotgun sequence DNA segment cATCAAGtaagccagacaggcacccctggTCTCTTGATTTTTTGACAAGGGTAACAAGACAATTCAGTGCAGGAAAAAATAGCCTTTTCAATGACCAGTGCTGGGctaactggatatccacatgtacAAGAATGAGGTTGGATCTTGCCTCATACCATATGtaagaattaactcaaaataaatgaaaaacctaaatgtaagagctaaaccTAAAACTCTGAAGACCACTTTGGTGTatatctttatgaccttgaaTTTGGCAATGGTTTCGTAGCTATGAGTCCctaaacacaaacaacaaaagaaagagtAGATAAATTgtacatcatcaaaattaaaacttttgttctcaaaggacaccatcaaataagtgaagaaaacaacctacagaatgggagaaaacatttgtaaatcatatctgataagggacctGTATTtacaacatataaagaactcttacaactcagtaataaaaagacatattacccaattaaaaatgggaaagggaTGTGAATACACATCTCtcccaagaaaatataaaaatgaccaTTAAGCCAGCattattagccatcagggaaatgcaaatgaaaaccacaattcCTTTTCACACCTATAAGGAGGGctataatcaaaaataaaaatattcggGTCTTGAGTAACCATTTATTAAGTTCTGTGAATGACcactatgcaaaaaaaaaaaaaaaaaaaaagacaaacaactgttggtaaaacaaacaaacaaaaacttgttgGTAAAGATACGGAGAAATTGAAATCCTCAtacacttctggtgggaatgtaaaatcatacagtccctttggaaaacagtctggcaattcctcaaatggttaaaacatagttaccatatgaccaccagttccacttctaggtatatacccaaatatgaaatgagaaaagacagaatgtagattagtggttgctagggcTTCATAGGTTGGGGAATTGGAATATGATGACTAAGAAAtggtggggtttctttttggggcaatgaaaatgttctaaaattgattgtattGATGGGtatacaactctgtgaatatactaaaagctatTGAGTTGTATACTTTGGGTGAGTGGATTATATGGTATATGATAAGTTGTCattaaagctgttaaaaattaaagtaaaacaaacatcTTAGTCACCATAGAACTCTTATATCTTTTCAGCCAAGCACCTTCAAGACCTTCTCATGGAAAGTGTGAATTTTTCCCCTGCCAATCTGTCTGGCGCTGGTTCTAGGTACCTGAATGCTTTGGTTGACAGTGCAGTGGCCCTTGAAACAAAGGATTCCTCACTAGCTAGGTAATTCTTGTgacagttttcatttctgtaatcATATGTACTGTAAGGTCTCAACTAAGGACTTTTTGTTTCACTGGGTAATTCTATATAGGAAATTAACAATAAATCCCAAAACACTGAATTTGCTTAATTCCTTCTTATTATTGCTagtaaatgtatgtatttaattcaGATAAACCTGgcattgtttaaattttagtgttttcttctttcaggatTAGGTTTGTGAAGGTTGCTTCTCACATTTGTTTGGAAAGAAATTAGGTAACACATTATTCCCCGTAAACAATAAGAAAAGCAGTAGCCTAAATTATcttattcaggggcgcctgggtggctcagtcggttaagcggccgacttcagctcaggtcatgatctcgtggtccgtgagttcgagccccgtgtcaggctctgtgctgatggctcagagcctggaacctgtttcagattctgtgtctccctctctctgaccctcccccgttcatgctctgtctctctctgtctcaaaaataaataaacgttaaaaaaaaatctaaattatctTATTAAGCATAGTGAATTTTGGTAATGTCCCTACCCTACTGGGTAGAGTAGATTACGGACCTTTATTCTTTGTGACAGGTATTCCACTTATGTAATGACATTATTCTTTCTAGCAACCCtaagaggaaactaaagctcaggaGAGGTGTATTAAATAACTCCTCcaagctggtaaatggcagatttgggattcaaacccagcctGACCCCCAAGTCCATGTGATTACCGTTGGTGGCCATATCTCAGCTAGGACTACCACTATAACTTACAATCAGAGAACTGTATAGCTATTCTACTTAATTGCCCATATAAAACTtggaatttatatatattctcagGAAGTAGTGTTTCAGGTATAAGAACATAAGAAACCTAAACTTGAATTCAGTCAATTCAGCAGACACCAAATACCAGTTATATGCTAGGCATATAGCTATGTATACGTAcaggcagaggaagcagagatGAATAGGATAGTAATTGGCAGCAAGGACTGTCTCTGCTCACAGTCAAATAGGGGAGATGGGTATGTAAAACTATAGCATAGAGTGACACCTTTAACAGTATAAGAATGTACAACCTGTTGATAAGTAGTACAGAGAAAGGGGTAGTGAGTTCCAGAACGGGAGtgaatcttatttaaattttaaaagacgaATTGAAATTTACCTGAAGAAGAGCTTTCCAGGAAATGggaacagcatataaaaaaatacagagaggagcgcctggatggctcagtcagttgagcgtctgacttcagctcaggtcatgatctcacagttcatgagcttgagccccatgtcaggctttgtgctgacagcgtcgagcaggctttggattctctctctctctctctctctctctctctctctttctctttctctctctctgtctctgtctctctgcgcccctcccccactcgcgtgtacgcactctcaaaaatgaataaatgttaaaattttttttaattattaaaaaaatgcgTAGAGCATGATTATAGAAGAATCCACATTAAGACAAAATCATTGTTAGAAATGAGGAATAATTATCATTATTGTCCTTAATGTCCATTTATGTGACCAGatcctttttttagttttatcccCGCAGTGAATGATTTGACGTCTGATCTTTTCCGTACCAAatccaaaaatgaagaaatcaagctTGAATTGGcgaaacttgaaaaaaatctaactGCAACTTTAgtgttggaaaaatgtctacGAGAGTAAGTAACTGAGTTGAAAGTGGTGATGATGTTTGTTATACAGGCAGTAACAGGACAGTGTCAGATTTAGTTTTGACAGTAGACGggatttaaaacaacacattagAAACTGGAgtccataggggcgcctgggtggcgcagtcggttaagcgtccgacttcagccaggtcacgatctcgcggtctgtgagttcgagccccgcgtcaggctctgggctgatggctcggagcctggagcctgtttccgattctgtgtctccctctctctctgcccctcccccattcatgctctgtctctctctgtccccaaaataaataaacgttaaaaaaaaaaaaaaagaaactggagtcCATACatggttttctggttttctaaGTAAAAAATGACTTGGGTGGAAGTAGGGATTGGGTACAGACTTCCACCTTTTACTTCATactttttcttaccattttttctctttcataaatagCCTggggtttggggcgcctggatggctcagtcaattaagtgtccatcttcagctcaggtcacaatctcacggtttgtgagttcgagccccacattgggctctgtgctgacagcttggagcctgaagcctgagtctgtgtttccctctctctctctgcccctcccccctcacactctgtctgtctgtctctctctcaaaaataaataaacatgaaagaaaaaaattaaaaataattaaatagcctgggttttataattttgaaaatgtatgtgaatttttctttttaacttataaGCCATGGTGCAACCTAAAGTCACATTATATTTGGTTGCCCCAGAGATTAGATGCTATAGATCAGGAGTGTGGATATGCACAAGTAATTTGGTGGTGtgtaaatttatttaacaaatattaagtaTGTATATGCAAGGCACTGTATCATGTCACATTTAGGAAAGAAGGCTTTGAGACTTCCATAATTCAAATTGCTTTAGGATATattaaatcacttttttaaatagCAGGTTCACTTTCTCCAAGAATAATTGGCATAGATTAATCTTAAAATTACTTAGTATTCCATGAGAAAAATCCCAGGTGGCAACATGGAGTGGAGAATGACCTGGGAGAATACACCGTAGCTAGTCTGGGATATAAAATCTATGGTAGAAAGTAGCAAGTATGTTGTCTACTTTTGGCTAAtccagagtatttttttaataataattccactgaggagaagaaaatgttttcaactctactttttttttttaatatatgaagtttattgtcaaattggtttccatacaacacccagtggtcatcccaaaaggtgctctcctcaatacccatcacccaccctcccctccctcccactccccatcaaccctcagtttgttctcagtttttaagagtctcttatgctttggctctcttccactctaacctctttttattttttttccttcccctcccccatgggttcaaCTCTACTTTTTAAAGGGATCTAAAGAAGGCAGAGTTGCATCTGTCTACGGAAAGGGCCAAAGTTGACCATCGTCTTCAGAACATGGATTTCCTAAAAGCAAAGTCGGAGGAGTTCAGATCTGGAATCAAAGCTGCAGAGGTTTGTACAAAGGACTGAATATATTTAGTTCTTTTCAGACTTCTTGTCGACCTTCATCCTCACAACTAGACATATGCTTActtttttacagataagggaactaCAGAGAAGATAGgtcacttacccaaggtcacGTAGCTGCTTAGCAGTGGATCCAGATTCAAACACAGGCAGCCAGGCCCCAAAGCCCAGGGGCCCCAACTCTTAGCGCTGAACCCACCTTGTCACAAATCTGTGACTGTTTGAAATGACCCACATGCAGCATAGAACTGCTTAGATGCATGTGGTCTTTCATCTATGATTTGTAGCTTCTCTTTACTGTGTTATATGATGAAAATATGTCACGATGGTcactttgaaatactttttttcactAAACTCCCTTTTTTGTAATTATAGGAGCAACTTTCCACCAGAGGCATGGATGCTTCTCTGTCTCACCAGTCCCTCGTAGCGCTCTCAGAGGTGAGCCTATTTTAACCCAATTTAGCTTTCTTTAGAATCTTAGCACACAATCtgccttttcatttgcttctttttagaGAGCTTTATTCACTATTGACCTGTTTTTCTTTACCTCTGTACTTTATGTTCACTAGTATTTATACCTTTATTACGTGGTTAGCTGTATCTATCCTCACATTTGTTTGGTTTCCTTTATTTACCACTATATGCCAGAAACTCTTTGCTAGAGTCCGTTAtgtattattgatttatttataaaatacatttattgaggGATTATGTGCTAACCATGTAggtcctcttcttctctttccatgTACAGTAAAAATGCAGGCCCCAAAACTCATATAGGATGCAATTCTAGGTTTTTAGGTTGTGTaagtgtttcatgtattttgataggaagagggagaaagagggggctttgttttattttattattacttatttattcttaagatttttttatactttgattTGGGAATCTAAAGTTGACAATTCATAAGTATGTATTTGAGATTCGAATTGTTCCCTTACATTCTGATTCCTCTTGATCACATTATTCTGTCTTCCTAGACAGCATATTTAgatcctagtcttttttttttaagattttatttctttttcatttctttttaatttttaaaatacttattttgagagagagagcaagagagcagggaagagacagaaaaagaaagagagaaagaatcccaagcaggctccatgctgtcagcacagagcctgacatgggccttgaactcaggaaccgtgagatcataatctgagccaaaatcaagagtcaggcgcttaaccaattaagccacccaggtgcccctttaaacattttaagtcatctctacacccattgtagGTTTCAAActtaaaccctgagatcaatagttgcatgctttaccaacAGAGCCAGTAGGTGCCCCATTTAGATCTAATTCTTAATAAATGGGAGTataacttttctattttaagcATCTAATAAGGATTGTTTCCATTGGAAGTGAGTTTGTTATTCCTATATCTTTGAACCTCATTTAACACATTGATACAatttgatatattattttaaatatcttaatgttaacatttataatgttttatttcagaaatgagcAATATTTAGTTGCATTGTGAATATCTCTATCACTCTGtgactcttggatttttttccacCCCCAGAAATTGGCAGAACTAAAACGACAGACAATACCTTTGAAGAAAAAATTGGAGTCCTATTTAGATTTAATGCCggtaattatttttatgaattaaagTCGTCGCCAACTTTCCCCGGGGGTACTAACTGATCATGAAAATACTGGGTTCATGTTTAAGGCTTTCAAGTCTCCGCTGAGTTTCAGTGTTGTGTGTGCACTGGATACACTCTGTAAGGTGTTTTGCCTTTTGAAAAAGATTGTTGCACTTTTTCTCCTTGAGTCCTAGTTGAAGCAACATaatctttccttgttttatttttctttaaaagaatccgTCGCTTGCTCAGGTGAAAATTGAAGAAGCAAAGCGGGAACTAGTAAGTAGTtccagtttttttccttcctattttttaaaaataaaggaaaaaacactgATATGGCTACAGCTCCCTccacccttctttccttcttattccAAGGTAAACCACGGTCTCAAAGCTGTTGTGTGTCATTACCATGcgttttttaatacttttttggatatgtgtatgtgtttctttGCATAAAAAATACATAGTGACCTTTTATGTCTTTTACATTTTCGCATAGATTTTCCTAATTGGAAAAGGGGGGTTGCAAgacagaatattcttttttttttttttttaagtttatttgtttattttgagagagagagatagagcaagcaggggaggggcagaaagagggagagagagaatcccaagcaggctctgtgctaacagcgacccagggctcgatctcacaaaccatgagtttgTGACCCAAGCttaaatcaagactcggatgtttaaccaattaagccacccaggtgtcccaaaacagAATATTCTAAGCAAATGAATTAGCAAAGCTGTATGAGCTAGAAAACGGAGGACTTTTCCAAGCTTTGACAAGTGATGCGGCCCAACTGTTTAGGGGTATGCAGTGGACAATAGGACTAAAGAAGGTCAATTAGTTTATGATATAAAGGACCTTAAATATAAAGGGAGTTGAACTTGGAGGCTGTATGGGACCACTGAACATTGCTGTGTGTTTCTTAACTTTCTAagctaaagagaaatgaaatgtgatCAGAGCTATGCTTTTTGATTAGGCCAGTTTTTAGGAAGATTATTCTGGAATCAGTATGTAGGGTGGattagaagaaggagaaagaaaactgcaGAAACGGTTGGTGTATTTAGACCAGGTGAGAAGTAATGAGAAAGTGTCAACgagagaagaaaagaggtgaCGTGAGAGATGTTGAGGAAATGCATTGGTCAAGCAGCAGAGGTCAGAAAAATGTGTTCGTGTGTCTTTATACTGATACACTGATTCATCTCTCTAAAGGGTTTTTCCCCCTTGAGATGTTAACTAGAATCAGGGGTCTGAAAACTTTTAGGGTGTGGGAAAGAGGGGGGCGAGGTAAAAGCAAGGAATGTCtaaacacatatttaatatttataatggtatttttaaaaatttctgttttaatgtttttcttttttgcttcccttattttaaataacactagAAGTTAGAGGACCTGTTTTATGTCCTTATTTATAGAATTTATGgtggttctttcttcctttaggaTACCATTGAAGCTGAGCTTACAAAGAAAGTAGATATGATGGAACTGTGACCAGAGTCCAGTAAGCTTCATCGTCCCTAACAAAGTAAATTGAATAGGACTTGAAAGAATTGTTTCCTCTCCTATGCCTTAATAACTTAACACCTGTATAATAATGTCACTGTTGATGGAACAGTGGTTTCTGGTTGTGTATTGCATTTCTGTGCCCAAATACACAGTTTTCATATTACAAACTGTTTTTCTATGTTGCTGACAGGTAAGTGTCCCTCAGTGGGTCTCTTTGGTGAACATTATGACAGTTGTCATGCAGTCACTTGTGAGGCCAACTAAGTGAAGAGTTCTGTAACTCAACTTACGtttctccccagccctccctctaGGGTTTTGCTGCCTTCCTTCT contains these protein-coding regions:
- the HAUS1 gene encoding HAUS augmin-like complex subunit 1 isoform X1, whose amino-acid sequence is MWVAEPAMMRRSGPVPTGRRCWRHPVPGAAGLKVAAWLKKIFGDHPIPQYEVNPRTTEILHHLSERNRVRDRDICLVIEDLKQKASEYESEAKHLQDLLMESVNFSPANLSGAGSRYLNALVDSAVALETKDSSLASFIPAVNDLTSDLFRTKSKNEEIKLELAKLEKNLTATLVLEKCLREDLKKAELHLSTERAKVDHRLQNMDFLKAKSEEFRSGIKAAEEQLSTRGMDASLSHQSLVALSEKLAELKRQTIPLKKKLESYLDLMPNPSLAQVKIEEAKRELDTIEAELTKKVDMMEL
- the HAUS1 gene encoding HAUS augmin-like complex subunit 1 isoform X2, producing the protein MEAQEEKEAQVAAWLKKIFGDHPIPQYEVNPRTTEILHHLSERNRVRDRDICLVIEDLKQKASEYESEAKHLQDLLMESVNFSPANLSGAGSRYLNALVDSAVALETKDSSLASFIPAVNDLTSDLFRTKSKNEEIKLELAKLEKNLTATLVLEKCLREDLKKAELHLSTERAKVDHRLQNMDFLKAKSEEFRSGIKAAEEQLSTRGMDASLSHQSLVALSEKLAELKRQTIPLKKKLESYLDLMPNPSLAQVKIEEAKRELDTIEAELTKKVDMMEL